One genomic region from Oncorhynchus gorbuscha isolate QuinsamMale2020 ecotype Even-year linkage group LG13, OgorEven_v1.0, whole genome shotgun sequence encodes:
- the LOC123993133 gene encoding probable G-protein coupled receptor 171 isoform X4, with protein MMTLPTNSTDDTLPQCVVNDQMEPFSVLYILVFLTSIAANLVALWVFIHSYNDKKSIDVYLVNLLTADLLLTLALPFKVAKDLGVVPWGFMVFHCQSSRLFRIQEVGFARLMSVTVWLLVLLIMVPNMALPIQDIPERKFLSCSKLKQEVGLHWHGLSVFLCTILFLNASTAVLVANGLVLKRLLASRNDPEQWRHARRATVNVTVVTAAYVVCFVPYHVVRTPYTLAQTEVITPDCQTKRHLFLAKESTLLLVVLHLCLDPVLYYYFSKAFRQRVREVFRSRRSRRDSNTIPSQ; from the exons ATGATGACGCTTCCCACAAACTCCACCGATGACAccctccctcagtgtgttgtcaaTGACCAGATGGAGCCTTTCAGCGTGCTCTACATCCTGGTCTTTCTCACCAGCATAGCTGCCAACCTGGTGGCTCTGTGGGTGTTCATACACAGCTACAATGACAAGAAGAGCATCGATGTCTACCTGGTCAATCTCCTGACCGCTGACCTCCTGCTCACCCTGGCCCTGCCCTTCAAGGTGGCCAAAGACCTGGGTGTGGTACCCTGGGGCTTCATGGTCTTCCACTGCCAG AGCTCCAGACTGTTCCGTATACAAGAAGTGGGCTTTGCCAGGCTGATGTCAGTGACGGTGTGGCTACTTGTGCTCCTCATCATGGTGCCCAACATGGCCCTGCCCATCCAGGACATCCCAGAGAGGAAGTTCCTGAGCTGCTCCAAGCTGAAGCAGGAGGTGGGACTCCACTGGCACGGCCTCTCAGTCTTCCTCTGTACCATCCTGTTCCTCAACGCGTCCACGGCTGTCCTCGTCGCCAACGGTCTGGTGCTAAAGAGGTTGCTGGCGAGCAGGAATGACCCTGAACAGTGGCGCCATGCTCGCCGTGCAACCGTCAATGTTACGGTGGTGACGGCAGCGTACGTGGTGTGCTTCGTGCCATACCACGTGGTACGGACGCCCTATACGCTGGCCCAGACCGAGGTCATCACTCCAGACTGCCAGACCAAGAGGCACCTCTTCCTGGCCAAGGAGTCCACATTACTGCTGGTGGTGCTGCATCTCTGCCTGGACCCCGTGCTCTACTACTACTTCTCCAAGGCATTCAGACAGAGGGTCAGGGAGGTGTTcaggagtaggaggagcagacgGGATTCGAACACCATCCCAAGCCAGTGA
- the LOC123993133 gene encoding probable G-protein coupled receptor 171 isoform X3, with amino-acid sequence MMTLPTNSTDDTLPQCVVNDQMEPFSVLYILVFLTSIAANLVALWVFIHSYNDKKSIDVYLVNLLTADLLLTLALPFKVAKDLGVVPWGFMVFHCQVSAVVVYISMYVSIFFLTFVSIDCYMQISQSSRLFRIQEVGFARLMSVTVWLLVLLIMVPNMALPIQDIPERKFLSCSKLKQEVGLHWHGLSVFLCTILFLNASTAVLVANGLVLKRLLASRNDPEQWRHARRATVNVTVVTAAYVVCFVPYHVVRTPYTLAQTEVITPDCQTKRHLFLAKESTLLLVVLHLCLDPVLYYYFSKAFRQRVREVFRSRRSRRDSNTIPSQ; translated from the exons ATGATGACGCTTCCCACAAACTCCACCGATGACAccctccctcagtgtgttgtcaaTGACCAGATGGAGCCTTTCAGCGTGCTCTACATCCTGGTCTTTCTCACCAGCATAGCTGCCAACCTGGTGGCTCTGTGGGTGTTCATACACAGCTACAATGACAAGAAGAGCATCGATGTCTACCTGGTCAATCTCCTGACCGCTGACCTCCTGCTCACCCTGGCCCTGCCCTTCAAGGTGGCCAAAGACCTGGGTGTGGTACCCTGGGGCTTCATGGTCTTCCACTGCCAGGTGAGCGCCGTGGTAGTCTACATCAGCATGTATGTGTCCATCTTCTTCCTCACCTTCGTCAGCATTGACTGCTACATGCAGATCAG CCAGAGCTCCAGACTGTTCCGTATACAAGAAGTGGGCTTTGCCAGGCTGATGTCAGTGACGGTGTGGCTACTTGTGCTCCTCATCATGGTGCCCAACATGGCCCTGCCCATCCAGGACATCCCAGAGAGGAAGTTCCTGAGCTGCTCCAAGCTGAAGCAGGAGGTGGGACTCCACTGGCACGGCCTCTCAGTCTTCCTCTGTACCATCCTGTTCCTCAACGCGTCCACGGCTGTCCTCGTCGCCAACGGTCTGGTGCTAAAGAGGTTGCTGGCGAGCAGGAATGACCCTGAACAGTGGCGCCATGCTCGCCGTGCAACCGTCAATGTTACGGTGGTGACGGCAGCGTACGTGGTGTGCTTCGTGCCATACCACGTGGTACGGACGCCCTATACGCTGGCCCAGACCGAGGTCATCACTCCAGACTGCCAGACCAAGAGGCACCTCTTCCTGGCCAAGGAGTCCACATTACTGCTGGTGGTGCTGCATCTCTGCCTGGACCCCGTGCTCTACTACTACTTCTCCAAGGCATTCAGACAGAGGGTCAGGGAGGTGTTcaggagtaggaggagcagacgGGATTCGAACACCATCCCAAGCCAGTGA
- the LOC123993133 gene encoding P2Y purinoceptor 14-like isoform X1, which translates to MDSYFNTSSVQTMNYTVGNGSGSASCGLMEISAHPFFTVTYSLVFLVGVVLNGFTVRVYFCRAQRHQSSVTVYMQNLAAADFFLSLCLPLRIANYATHNSTIMRHVYCNFGATAFYLNMYASILFMDYIAANRYLKIVRPLETHTLQTVRAAHYISMATWLTLLASSSAYLTVSLLTTWGADLIPGTIGCDSLQSTQLLLLYKIIHSFSAAIFLFVLFSLVFFYWGTILRLRQAQLNQQKHLSCGSGRNLSRSKRNMLVLVTVFCVCFVPYHLVRLPYAFIRPFLHRCYWHQAFYYMKELTVLLSVLNACLDPLIYFIFCKTFRAQLGMQRRLSITMAQPDSTAPPPGARRISQGNLTTLPCTQTRTSFSMSRRASVI; encoded by the exons ATGGACAGCTATTTCAATACATCCTCTGTACAGACCATGAACTACACTGTGGGAAATGGTTCTGGGTCGGCCTCTTGTGGCTTGATGGAGATCTCCGCCCACCCATTCTTCACCGTAACCTACTCCCTGGTCTTCCTGGTGGGCGTGGTTCTCAACGGCTTCACGGTGCGGGTCTACTTCTGCCGAGCCCAGCGCCACCAATCCAGCGTGACAGTATATATGCAGAACCTGGCCGCGGCAGACTTCTTCCTCAGCCTGTGTCTGCCTCTCCGCATTGCCAACTACGCCACCCACAACTCGACCATCATGCGCCACGTGTACTGCAACTTTGGAGCCACGGCCTTCTACCTCAACATGTACGCCAGCATCCTCTTCATGGACTACATCGCAGCCAACAG GTACCTGAAGATCGTCCGTCCTCTGGAGACCCACACCCTGCAAACGGTGCGTGCTGCCCACTACATCTCCATGGCAACCTGGCTCACCCTTCTGGCCTCATCATCTGCGTACCTGACCGTATCCCTCCTCACCACTTGGGGTGCAGATCTCATCCCCGGTACCATAGGATGCGACTCCCTCCAAAGCACCCAGCTTCTACTGCTCTACAAGATAATCCACAGTTTCTCAGCCGCCATCTTCCTCTTTGTTCTGTTTTCCCTCGTCTTCTTCTACTGGGGCACCATCCTCAGGCTGCGACAGGCGCAGCTGAACCAGCAGAAACATCTTTCCTGTGGATCCGGAAGGAACCTCAGCCGCTCCAAGAGAAACATGCTAGTTCTGGTCACTGTGTTCTGCGTGTGCTTTGTGCCGTACCACCTGGTGCGCCTGCCCTACGCCTTCATCCGGCCCTTCTTGCACAGGTGTTACTGGCATCAGGCCTTCTACTACATGAAGGAGCTGACAGTGCTGCTGTCAGTCCTCAATGCCTGCCTGGACCCACTCATCTACTTCATCTTCTGTAAGACCTTCAGGGCCCAGCTGGGCATGCAGAGGCGTCTTAGTATAACAATGGCACAGCCAGACAGTACAGCTCCACCGCCAGGAGCTAGGAGAATTAGCCAGGGGAACCTGACCACCCTGCCATGCACCCAGACAAGGACGTCGTTCAGCATGTCGAGACGGGCCAGTGTAATTTAG
- the LOC123993133 gene encoding P2Y purinoceptor 14-like isoform X2: MNYTVGNGSGSASCGLMEISAHPFFTVTYSLVFLVGVVLNGFTVRVYFCRAQRHQSSVTVYMQNLAAADFFLSLCLPLRIANYATHNSTIMRHVYCNFGATAFYLNMYASILFMDYIAANRYLKIVRPLETHTLQTVRAAHYISMATWLTLLASSSAYLTVSLLTTWGADLIPGTIGCDSLQSTQLLLLYKIIHSFSAAIFLFVLFSLVFFYWGTILRLRQAQLNQQKHLSCGSGRNLSRSKRNMLVLVTVFCVCFVPYHLVRLPYAFIRPFLHRCYWHQAFYYMKELTVLLSVLNACLDPLIYFIFCKTFRAQLGMQRRLSITMAQPDSTAPPPGARRISQGNLTTLPCTQTRTSFSMSRRASVI, from the exons ATGAACTACACTGTGGGAAATGGTTCTGGGTCGGCCTCTTGTGGCTTGATGGAGATCTCCGCCCACCCATTCTTCACCGTAACCTACTCCCTGGTCTTCCTGGTGGGCGTGGTTCTCAACGGCTTCACGGTGCGGGTCTACTTCTGCCGAGCCCAGCGCCACCAATCCAGCGTGACAGTATATATGCAGAACCTGGCCGCGGCAGACTTCTTCCTCAGCCTGTGTCTGCCTCTCCGCATTGCCAACTACGCCACCCACAACTCGACCATCATGCGCCACGTGTACTGCAACTTTGGAGCCACGGCCTTCTACCTCAACATGTACGCCAGCATCCTCTTCATGGACTACATCGCAGCCAACAG GTACCTGAAGATCGTCCGTCCTCTGGAGACCCACACCCTGCAAACGGTGCGTGCTGCCCACTACATCTCCATGGCAACCTGGCTCACCCTTCTGGCCTCATCATCTGCGTACCTGACCGTATCCCTCCTCACCACTTGGGGTGCAGATCTCATCCCCGGTACCATAGGATGCGACTCCCTCCAAAGCACCCAGCTTCTACTGCTCTACAAGATAATCCACAGTTTCTCAGCCGCCATCTTCCTCTTTGTTCTGTTTTCCCTCGTCTTCTTCTACTGGGGCACCATCCTCAGGCTGCGACAGGCGCAGCTGAACCAGCAGAAACATCTTTCCTGTGGATCCGGAAGGAACCTCAGCCGCTCCAAGAGAAACATGCTAGTTCTGGTCACTGTGTTCTGCGTGTGCTTTGTGCCGTACCACCTGGTGCGCCTGCCCTACGCCTTCATCCGGCCCTTCTTGCACAGGTGTTACTGGCATCAGGCCTTCTACTACATGAAGGAGCTGACAGTGCTGCTGTCAGTCCTCAATGCCTGCCTGGACCCACTCATCTACTTCATCTTCTGTAAGACCTTCAGGGCCCAGCTGGGCATGCAGAGGCGTCTTAGTATAACAATGGCACAGCCAGACAGTACAGCTCCACCGCCAGGAGCTAGGAGAATTAGCCAGGGGAACCTGACCACCCTGCCATGCACCCAGACAAGGACGTCGTTCAGCATGTCGAGACGGGCCAGTGTAATTTAG